One genomic window of Gossypium hirsutum isolate 1008001.06 chromosome D11, Gossypium_hirsutum_v2.1, whole genome shotgun sequence includes the following:
- the LOC107912438 gene encoding (-)-kolavenyl diphosphate synthase TPS28, chloroplastic: MFSHSFLSLPSSSASSIISFSNNQYHPPLPFAGIWPLWGKDKGHNVDIRPLCRAISKPRTQEYAGVFQNGLPVIKWKEIVDDDIEEEEALKVYESNKVKERVDTIKSMLGSMEDGEISSSAYDTAWVALVEDVSGSGAPQFPSSLEWIANNQLPDGSWGDRQIFMAHDRLINTLACVIALKTWGIHPDKCQKGVSFFKDNISKLENESEEHMPIGFEVAFPSLLEIARSLDIEVPYDSPVFIDIYAKRDLKLTRIPKEIMHNVPTTLLHSLEGMPDLDWEKLLKLQCIDGSFLFSPSSTAFALMQTKDENCLRYLMKTVQRFNGGVPNVYPVDLFEHIWTVDRLQRLGISRYFHPEIKECLDYVYRYWTKDGISWARNTRVYDIDDTAMGFRLLRLHGYEVSADVFRHFEKGGEFFCFVGQSNQAITGIFNLYRASQVLFPGEKILEDAKRFSSTFLTQKQAADELLDKWIITKDLPGEVGLALKLPWYASLPRVETRFYIEQYGGEDDVWIGKTLYRMRYVNNNAFLDLAKQDYNNCQALHRMEWDSMQKWYSEMGLADFGVTRRSLLLTYFMAAASIFEPEKSQERLAWAKTAFLVDTISSSFDNARKPKDLRNSFLLVFRTVVDARFGHINASKLDSNRTIQKMIDILLRTLNHLSLDALVAHGRDISCSIRRAWEKWMLMWVVDGDRHRGLAELVVQTINLSSGRWSLDELLSHPQYDPLSSLTNSVCHQLYHRQMLKVHVNGCYNNETENSITREIDSNMQELVQLVLQNPSAADDQTSEFKQTFLTVARSFYYAAHCDLDTITFHIAKVLFEKVR; the protein is encoded by the exons ATGTTTTCCCATTCCTTCCTCTCCCTCCCCTCCTCCTCTGCTTCTTCTATAATTTCCTTCTCCAATAATCAATATCATCCTCCCTTACCCTTTGCAG GCATTTGGCCGTTATGGGGTAAAGACAAAGGCCATAACGTTGATATTCGGCCCTTATGCAGAGCTATATCCAAACCCCGCACTCAAG AATATGCTGGCGTGTTTCAAAATGGTCTGCCAGTTATAAAGTGGAAGGAGATTGTGGATGATGACATAGAAGAAGAGGAAGCTCTTAAG gtttatgaGTCGAATAAGGTAAAGGAACGTGTGGACACCATTAAGTCGATGCTGGGTTCCATGGAGGATGGAGAGATAAGTAGCTCAGCTTATGACACAGCCTGGGTTGCTCTGGTTGAAGACGTTAGCGGTAGCGGTGCTCCTCAGTTTCCATCCAGCCTCGAATGGATCGCTAACAATCAGCTCCCCGATGGATCCTGGGGCGATAGACAAATATTCATGGCACATGATCGTCTGATCAACACTTTAGCTTGTGTTATTGCCTTGAAAACATGGGGTATTCATCCTGACAAATGCCAGAAAG GGGTGTCATTTTTCAAAGATAATATAAGCAAACTCGAAAACGAGAGTGAGGAGCACATGCCAATCGGGTTTGAAGTGGCTTTTCCTTCGCTTCTGGAGATAGCTCGAAGTTTAGACATTGAAGTACCGTATGACTCCCCTGTCTTTATAGACATCTATGCAAAGAGAGATCTAAAGCTCACAAG GATACCAAAGGAGATAATGCATAATGTACCCACAACACTACTCCATAGCCTTGAAGGGATGCCAGACTTGGACTGGGAAAAGCTTTTGAAGTTACAGTGCATAGATGGGTCTTTCTTGTTCTCGCCATCCTCCACTGCCTTCGCACTCATGCAAACTAAAGATGAGAATTGCCTCAGATATTTAATGAAAACTGTTCAAAGATTCAACGGGGGAG TCCCCAATGTGTACCCGGTTGACCTGTTCGAACATATTTGGACTGTCGACCGCTTGCAACGCCTTGGGATTTCAAGATATTTCCACCCAGAAATTAAAGAATGCCTAGATTACGTTTATAG ATACTGGACTAAAGATGGAATTTCCTGGGCAAGAAACACTCGGGTTTATGACATTGACGACACGGCCATGGGGTTTAGGTTACTAAGGTTACATGGGTACGAGGTTTCTGCAG ATGTGTTCCGACATTTTGAGAAAGGCGGGGAGTTCTTCTGCTTTGTGGGGCAGTCCAACCAAGCCATAACCGGGATTTTCAACCTGTATAGGGCTTCCCAGGTGCTGTTCCCTGGAGAAAAGATTCTTGAGGATGCCAAGCGCTTTTCATCCACATTTTTAACACAAAAACAAGCGGCTGATGAATTATTAGATAAATGGATCATTACCAAAGACTTACCTGGTGAG GTTGGGTTGGCATTGAAGCTTCCATGGTATGCAAGCCTGCCTAGAGTTGAAACAAGGTTTTACATAGAACAATATGGAGGTGAAGATGATGTGTGGATTGGAAAAACTCTTTACAG GATGCGGTATGTGAACAATAATGCGTTCCTTGATCTTGCAAAACAAGACTACAATAATTGCCAAGCTTTACATAGGATGGAATGGGATAGTATGCAAAA GTGGTACTCGGAAATGGGTCTGGCTGATTTTGGGGTGACCCGTAGATCTCTTCTCTTAACTTATTTTATGGCGGCAGCCAGCATATTCGAGCCAGAAAAGTCGCAAGAGCGGCTGGCTTGGGCTAAGACCGCTTTCTTGGTCGATACCATCTCCTCTTCTTTTGACAATGCAAGGAAACCTAAGGACCTTAGGAATTCTTTCCTCCTAGTCTTCAGAACTGTGGTTGATGCACGATTTGGCCACATTAATGCAag TAAGTTGGACTCAAACAGGACAATTCAGAAGATGATAGACATCTTGCTTCGGACCCTGAACCACCTATCATTGGACGCACTTGTGGCTCATGGTCGAGACATTAGCTGCAGCATTCGCCGTGCT TGGGAAAAGTGGATGCTGATGTGGGTGGTGGATGGTGATAGGCACCGAGGACTCGCAGAGTTAGTGGTGCAGACCATCAACCTCAGCTCTGGCCGTTGGTCCTTGGACGAACTGTTGTCTCATCCCCAATACGATCCACTCTCCAGCCTCACAAATTCAGTTTGCCATCAGCTTTATCATCGCCAAATGCTAAAG GTGCACGTCAATGGCTGCTACAATAATGAAACAGAGAACAGCATAACCCGGGAAATAGATTCCAACATGCAAGAGCTCGTTCAGTTAGTACTGCAAAATCCCTCCGCCGCCGATGACCAAACCTCAGAATTCAAGCAAACATTTCTTACGGTGGCACGGAGTTTTTACTATGCTGCACACTGTGACTTAGACACCATCACATTTCATATTGCTAAAGTACTCTTTGAGAAAGTACGCTGA